Genomic segment of Thiobacillus sp.:
GGCTGCGCTCCACCCCAGGCAACGCGGTCCATGAGGCCAACCTGAAACAGACGCTGGCGGCCTTGAGCGACGCTGTGGCGGCCCTGGACCTGCGCAGCTACGCCAATCATTTCGACGCCGTGCTCCGGCATCCGGAGCGATACCTCAGCCTGCGCGGCCTGTCCCTCTCCCTGGATGCCATGGGCATACTCCGCCAGGATGCGGGGGATGCCCAGGCGCGCCCCCTGAATCTGTATGAAATGGCCTGCCGTGACCGTCGGCACTGGATCGTGATGCTGGTGCACTGCCGGCTGGATGAACTCCCGCCTTATCAGGAAAGGCTGGCGACGGAAGAGCGCTGGCTGGCGATCTGATCTACCCGTTGCCCCGGCCGGACACTAAACTCCGGCTCAGGCGCCATCGACACAATGAAAAAGGGGATTTGAATGAAGCCTATGCAGTTCAGCTGGGGCCTGGCCGGCCTTTTGGGTGCGACCATGGCCCAGGCCGCGGGTTTTGCCCTCATCGAACAGAACGCCAGCGGTCTTGGCAACGCCTACGCCGGCCAGGCGGCGGTGGCCCAGGATGCCAGCACGGTGTTTTTCAACCCGGCTGGCATGTCGCGGCTCGATGGCCGGCAACTGGTGGCCGCTGCCCACGCCATCCTGCCGTCGGCGGAATTCGCCGATACCGGCAGCACCCTGAGCCTCAACCAGGCCACGCTAGGTGGCAACGGGGGTGACGCAGGCACCCTGGCTCTGGCGCCCAACCTTTTTTACGTCATGCCCCTCGGCGAGCGCATGAGATTCGGCCTGGGCATCAGCGCGCCCTTCGGCCTGGTCACCGAATACGACCCCAACTGGGCGGGACGGTTTCACGCGGTGAAATCCGATCTTCAGACAATCAATGTCAATCCCTCCCTGGCCTACAAGATCAACGATACCTGGTCGGCGGGCCTTGGCATCAACGCCCAGCAGGCCAAGGCCGAGTTAAGCAAGATGGCCAACTACGGCGCAGCCGGCGCTCCGTTCGCAAACCTGGAAGGCCTGGCGACGGTGAAGGGCGACGACTGGGGCTGGGGCTACAACCTGGGCATCCTCTACGAGCCCAGTGCGGATCTGCGCATTGGTTTCAGCTACCGGTCCAAGATCGACTACATCCTGGAAGGGACCGTGACCTACGGAAACCGTCCCATTGCACTGGCCGGCGTGCCCAGCCTGCAAGACGGTCCCGTGACCGCGAAGACCGCCATGCCGGCCAGCGCCTCCCTGAGCCTCTACAAGGTCCTTTCGCCGGGGTGGGACCTGCTGGCGGATGCCAGCTGGACTCAATGGAACGTCTTCGATCGGCTCACCGTGCGCCGCACCAGCGGGCTCCTGGTGGACGACACCATCGAAAACTGGCACAACTCTTGGCGTTTTTCCTTGGGTGCAAACCGCCACGTCAGCGAACGCATGACCTGGCGCTTCGGCCTGGCCTTCGATGAAAGTCCGGTTCCCGATGCCACCCGCACTCCGCGCATCCCGGATGCCGACCGCTTCTGGCTGGCCCTCGGCCTGCAGTACCGCATGGACAAGAAGCGCGCGCTGGACGTAGGTTATACCCACATCTTCGTGGACAACTCCCGGATCAATATCTCCCCCACTGCCACCGTGGGCGCCCTCGTGGGAAATTACGAAAACAAGATCGACATTCTGAGCGCCCAGTACACCCACAGCTTCTGACCACCCATGACCGGAACCCTCTTCTCGGCCCTGGTGGCCGCCAGCCGCGAATTCGGCCGCTCCTCGCCCGGGCGCTGGGAGGACATGAAGCCCGGCAGCTATGCCTACGGCGACCTGCTGAAGATGACCCTGGCCCTGGGGCGTCTGGCTGCCAAGGTCACGGCGCCGGGGGAGCACGTGGGAGTGCTGATGCCCAACCTGGCGGCCACCGTGGGTCTCATGGTGGGCCTCTCAGCCTTCCGCCGCGTGCCCTGCATGCTCAACTTCACGGCAGGCACCGAAGGCATGCAGAAAGCCTGCCACGCCGCCAACGTGGGCACGGTCATCACCTCCCGCGAGTTCCTGCGCAAGGCGGGACTGGTGGAAACGGTCCAGGGCCTGAGGCGGGTACGCATCCTCTACCTGGAAGACCTGCGCAAGGACTTCGGTTTGGCGGACAAGCTCTGGCTCATGGGCTTCGCCCTGTGGTTTCCCCTGGCCGCCGTACCCCGGGGCGATGCCGAGGCCCCCGCCGTGGTGATCTTCACCTCCGGCTCGGAAGGCAAGCCCAAGGGGGTGGTGCTGTCCCACCGGGCCCTGCTGGCCAACGTGGAGCAGATCATGAACTTCCTGCCCATCGGCCCGGAGGACAAGGTTTTCAACTGCCTGCCCATCTTCCATTCCTTCGGCCTCACGGCGGGCACCCTGCTGCCCATGCTGAGCGGCGCCCGCCTGGTGCTCTACCCCACGCCCCTGCACTTCAAGGAAATCCCCAAGCTCATCGGCGAGAAGCAGGCCACGGCCCTGTTCGGCAGCAGCACCTTCCTCAGCCACTATGCCCGCCACGCCGAGCCGGACGACCTGAAATCCCTGCGCTACGTGGTGGCGGGGGCGGAAAAGCTGGCGGAACCGGTGCGCCGCGTGTGGAAGGACAGGTTCGGCGTGGACGTGCTGGAGGGCTACGGCGCCACGGAGACCGCGCCGGTGCTGTCCGTGAACCGGCCCCAGGACAACCGGCCGGGCACCGTGGGCCGCCTGCTGCCGGGCATCGAGGCCCGCATCGTGCCGGTGGAGGGCATCGAGCGGGGTGGCGAACTCCACGTGCGGGCCCCCAACCTGCTGTCCGGCTACTACCGCTATGAGAATCCGGGCGTCCTGGCGCCGCCCTGGTCCGAGCTGGGGACAGGCTGGTACAACCTGGGGGACGTGGTGGAGCTGGACGCCAACGGCTACCTCACCATCCTGGGCCGCCTCAAGCGCTTCGCCAAGGTGGCGGGGGAGATGATCTCCCTGGAGGTG
This window contains:
- a CDS encoding outer membrane protein transport protein, which codes for MQFSWGLAGLLGATMAQAAGFALIEQNASGLGNAYAGQAAVAQDASTVFFNPAGMSRLDGRQLVAAAHAILPSAEFADTGSTLSLNQATLGGNGGDAGTLALAPNLFYVMPLGERMRFGLGISAPFGLVTEYDPNWAGRFHAVKSDLQTINVNPSLAYKINDTWSAGLGINAQQAKAELSKMANYGAAGAPFANLEGLATVKGDDWGWGYNLGILYEPSADLRIGFSYRSKIDYILEGTVTYGNRPIALAGVPSLQDGPVTAKTAMPASASLSLYKVLSPGWDLLADASWTQWNVFDRLTVRRTSGLLVDDTIENWHNSWRFSLGANRHVSERMTWRFGLAFDESPVPDATRTPRIPDADRFWLALGLQYRMDKKRALDVGYTHIFVDNSRINISPTATVGALVGNYENKIDILSAQYTHSF
- a CDS encoding AMP-binding protein — protein: MTGTLFSALVAASREFGRSSPGRWEDMKPGSYAYGDLLKMTLALGRLAAKVTAPGEHVGVLMPNLAATVGLMVGLSAFRRVPCMLNFTAGTEGMQKACHAANVGTVITSREFLRKAGLVETVQGLRRVRILYLEDLRKDFGLADKLWLMGFALWFPLAAVPRGDAEAPAVVIFTSGSEGKPKGVVLSHRALLANVEQIMNFLPIGPEDKVFNCLPIFHSFGLTAGTLLPMLSGARLVLYPTPLHFKEIPKLIGEKQATALFGSSTFLSHYARHAEPDDLKSLRYVVAGAEKLAEPVRRVWKDRFGVDVLEGYGATETAPVLSVNRPQDNRPGTVGRLLPGIEARIVPVEGIERGGELHVRAPNLLSGYYRYENPGVLAPPWSELGTGWYNLGDVVELDANGYLTILGRLKRFAKVAGEMISLEVVEALARAASPEALHAATCVPDPGRGESIILFTTDGNLAREPLAQAAKAHGLPEIALPRRIRVVDALPVLGTGKVDYVGLKAMAEEAA